A part of Larkinella insperata genomic DNA contains:
- a CDS encoding ABC transporter ATP-binding protein yields the protein MAVITAEGISKRYIIDHKRGKKSSSIKDAVSDQLSKIFKGKKDPDLEHIEHEEFWALRDVNFSIEQGDRIGIVGHNGAGKSTLLKVLSKITEPTSGRIHIRGRIASLLEVGTGFHPELTGRENIFLNGAILGMTREEIRKQFDAIVDFGGIEKFLDTPVKRYSSGMYVRLGFAIAAHLDPEILIIDEVLAVGDAEFQKKSLGKMRDVSATGRTILFVSHNMTAVQALCNKSLYFERGRLIEQGETNQVIASYMSKVSKTKLLREWNTPEEAPGNDLVRVKKIEIVPEYVDGQLFIDVRTPFRIRFEYWNMMDRANLNLSLHLNSMTGECIFNVGSLSQPYSKGIIAGECLVPGHFLNDGTYNVSMMIVKDTVTPLYNMEEGLIFDVADYREGVAWYGKWPGFVRPQLSFHTEMLEENILND from the coding sequence ATGGCGGTCATTACAGCAGAAGGCATCAGCAAACGATACATCATCGACCATAAACGCGGCAAGAAAAGTTCGAGTATCAAGGATGCTGTGTCCGATCAGTTAAGTAAAATTTTTAAAGGGAAAAAAGACCCGGACCTGGAACACATCGAGCACGAGGAATTCTGGGCGCTACGGGATGTTAACTTTTCCATCGAACAGGGTGACCGGATTGGTATTGTTGGTCACAACGGAGCCGGGAAATCCACCCTGCTGAAAGTGCTCAGCAAAATTACCGAACCCACCTCCGGCCGCATTCACATCCGGGGTCGTATTGCGAGTCTGTTGGAAGTCGGAACAGGCTTCCACCCTGAACTGACGGGCCGCGAAAACATCTTCCTCAACGGGGCAATTCTGGGGATGACCCGCGAAGAAATCCGGAAGCAGTTTGATGCCATTGTCGACTTTGGCGGCATTGAAAAATTTCTGGATACGCCCGTCAAACGGTATTCCTCGGGGATGTACGTGCGGCTGGGCTTTGCGATTGCGGCCCATCTCGACCCCGAAATCCTGATTATCGACGAAGTGCTGGCCGTAGGTGACGCCGAATTTCAGAAAAAGAGCCTCGGTAAAATGCGGGATGTATCGGCCACGGGTCGGACCATTCTGTTCGTCAGCCACAACATGACGGCGGTGCAGGCGCTGTGCAACAAGTCGCTGTACTTCGAACGGGGCCGACTCATCGAACAGGGCGAAACCAACCAGGTGATTGCTTCGTACATGAGTAAAGTCTCGAAAACCAAGCTGCTGCGCGAGTGGAATACCCCGGAAGAAGCTCCGGGCAACGATCTGGTCCGGGTGAAGAAGATCGAAATTGTACCCGAATACGTTGACGGTCAGCTTTTCATTGACGTTCGGACGCCATTCCGCATCCGGTTTGAATACTGGAATATGATGGACCGGGCCAACCTCAACCTGAGCCTGCACCTGAATTCGATGACCGGCGAATGTATTTTCAACGTCGGCAGTTTATCACAACCTTATTCCAAGGGTATCATTGCGGGTGAGTGCCTGGTTCCGGGTCATTTTCTGAACGACGGCACCTACAACGTTTCAATGATGATTGTAAAAGATACGGTTACTCCGCTGTACAATATGGAAGAAGGGCTTATCTTTGACGTTGCTGATTACCGCGAGGGCGTAGCCTGGTACGGCAAATGGCCGGGTTTCGTACGGCCCCAATTATCATTCCACACTGAAATGCTCGAGGAAAACATTCTGAATGATTAA
- a CDS encoding DegT/DnrJ/EryC1/StrS family aminotransferase: MINITKSYLPPFEEYVKHLEGIWERIQLTNNGPLVLQLEQELKSYLGIEHLHYCGNGTIVLQMAIKALGLTKEIITTPFSYCASTHAILWENCTPVFADVRAEDFTIDPEKIEPLITENTEAILATHVYGNLCQIDAIEALAKKYNLKVIYDGAHSFGVTYKGKSALAYGDISTCSFHATKVFHTVEGGLVVSHDPEVTEKLSLYRSFGHRFDDYIDIGINGKNSEFHAAMGLCTLPKVPELVEARKQRFARYDSQLDLSRLQQPVIQPEIEYNYAYYPIVFESEAKLLEVKTALEQVQINPRRYFFPSLNTLPFLKSTQPCPISEDVALRVLCLPMYPDLEEDVIDQICTIVNKLL; this comes from the coding sequence ATGATTAACATCACCAAATCATACCTGCCCCCCTTCGAAGAGTACGTCAAACATCTTGAGGGTATCTGGGAACGTATTCAGCTGACCAACAACGGTCCGCTTGTCCTGCAACTGGAACAGGAGCTAAAAAGCTACCTTGGCATTGAACACCTGCACTATTGCGGCAACGGAACCATCGTGCTGCAAATGGCCATCAAGGCGCTGGGCCTTACGAAGGAAATCATTACCACGCCTTTTTCGTACTGCGCCAGCACGCACGCCATTCTGTGGGAAAACTGCACGCCGGTTTTTGCGGACGTTCGCGCCGAAGATTTCACCATCGATCCGGAGAAGATCGAACCGTTGATCACCGAAAACACGGAAGCAATTCTGGCTACGCACGTTTACGGCAATCTCTGCCAGATTGACGCCATTGAAGCGCTGGCCAAAAAATACAACCTGAAAGTTATTTACGACGGCGCCCACTCGTTCGGCGTTACCTACAAAGGAAAATCGGCCCTGGCCTACGGCGATATCAGTACCTGTAGCTTCCACGCAACAAAGGTATTTCATACCGTTGAAGGAGGTCTGGTGGTTTCCCACGATCCCGAAGTTACCGAAAAGCTCAGCCTGTATCGTAGTTTCGGCCACCGCTTCGACGACTACATCGACATCGGCATCAACGGAAAAAATTCGGAATTTCACGCGGCCATGGGGCTGTGCACGCTGCCGAAAGTACCGGAACTTGTTGAAGCCCGTAAACAACGGTTTGCGCGGTACGATTCCCAACTGGATCTCTCCCGGTTGCAGCAGCCGGTTATTCAGCCCGAAATCGAGTACAACTACGCCTATTATCCGATCGTATTTGAGTCGGAGGCTAAGTTGCTGGAAGTAAAAACTGCCCTGGAACAGGTACAGATCAACCCCCGACGGTACTTTTTCCCTTCCCTGAATACATTGCCGTTCCTGAAAAGTACCCAGCCCTGCCCCATTTCGGAAGATGTTGCGCTTCGGGTACTTTGCCTGCCCATGTATCCCGATCTGGAGGAAGACGTGATTGATCAGATTTGTACGATTGTAAATAAACTGCTTTAG